Genomic segment of Pseudomonadota bacterium:
CGTCCTTTTACGGCTTTTTCTATATTCTGGCCTTTTTCACCGGGCTTGGCTGGGGGATAGTAATGCCTGTCCTCAATGCCTTGATGTTTGAGGTCTCTGCCCCTCCCTTCCGGGGGCTTAATCTGAACTTGTCTCTTGTCATGATGCAGGGAGGGTTTTTTGTGGGCCCGTTTCTGGGGGGACTGGTACATGGATGGTGGGGTTATAACATGCTCTTTTATTTTTGCGCATCGTTGAGCCTGCTCTCTGCGGTGTTTACGTGGAGGCTTTTGCATCACGTGAATGAGAGCGATAAGAGCGGGCAGGGCAGGACTGACTGATTAAAAAAGGTTATTATATAAAACGGAGGAAGTGATGGATGAAAAAAGATTTGAGATAGACATTTTTCACCCCGGAGACGCAGAAGGGGTGGCAAAACTATTTACCGCGATATACGGCAAGGGGTATCCGGTAAAAATTGTGTATAGCCCCGAACAGCTCATCGGCGCTTTTGAGACAAAGAATAATATACCCGTTGTTGCCCGTACCCCGGAAGGTGATATTATCGGATATGTTGCCATGTTCCGGTCAGCGCCGCATCAGAAACTTTACGAGGCGGGCCAGGGACTTGTTCTGCCTGACTACAGAAATATGGGGATTGCTGCGGCGATGAACCGATATCTCTGTGATATTGTAGCAGCAGAATTTCACATTGATGCAATTTTCGGTGAAGCGGTTTGCAATCATACCCATATGCAGCGGGCCTGGGCAGAGTACGAACCCATCGAAACGGCAATCGAGGTAGATCTTATGCCTGCCGAGGCATATACAAAGGAGAAGAGCGCATCCGGACGTGTGTCCACCCTTGATATGTTCAAGACATATATATCAAGACCGCATACGCTATACATTCCTCCTGTCTACAATGATATTATCCGCTACATCTATTCTGCATATGATGATGCGCGTGCATTTGCTGTGTCCAGCGGACGCCCTCCGGCAAATGTGCGAACGAACCACACCGTGCAGGTCTTTGATTTTGCACAGGTGGCCCGTGTGGCTGTCTTCGAAGCCGGTTTCGATTTCGAGGATATTTTTGATAATGAAGAGAAGGAACTCCTCGATCAGGGCCTTCTGGTTATTCAGGTCTGGCTGAAGATCTCGTGTCCATGGATTGATAGTGCCGTGCAGTTTTTGCGCAGGAAAGGATATTTCTTTGGAGGCGCACTTCCCCGGTGGTTTGATGATGATGGCCTGCTCATGCAGAAGATTGTGGGAACGCCCAACTGGGAAGGCATCCAGCTTTACTCTGAACGTGCCGAAAAGATACTGGATTTCGTGAAAACCGATAGTGAAATAACGTCAGGCAAAATAAATAACCTTTAATTTAAAATTATATTTTTTTCTTGACAAGAATAAACGTATGTAGTACTTTTATTCTAGATATGTTAAATAATTCACAAGATAAGAAGTGTAAAACCTGCTATCGGCAGGGCAATACATTGGTTTTCGATAACTGCTATATAAATAAACGTATTGATTTTTGCCAATTGAGCAATGTTTCACAAAGTACCACCCCTTAACTTTGAAATTCACCTCCATAAGCTTCTCATAATAACCCCCCTTCCCCCTGGGGCCACCCAGGGGGTTTTTTCTTTACAAGACAAGTGGTGGTGGTGTATATTTTCATATTCATGGACATTTCAAGTATAAACAACTACACGGGCGGAGTATTGAGTATGCTTTACTCTGCAGGACCCGTAGCGAAGGCAGTTGTATTTATCCTTTTTATATTTTCTATCGTCTCCTGGACAATTATCCTGTATAAATGGAATCAATACAGAAAAGCCGAGAAAGAGGGCGAGAAGTTTATTAAGACAGCAAAAAATGCCGATTCATTTAAAAAGCTTATAGCTACATACAGAGAGAACCCTGATAATATATTTTACCGGTTGATGCTTGCTTCGTATAAAGAGCTTACTTCAATACAGAAAGATAACCCGGGAATAAGACCAGAAGTTGTTCAACATGTTGAAAATGCACTAAAAATTACCCTGTCGGAGGAAACCGAGCGCCTTGAAAGAAGACTTTCATTTCTTGCCACAACGGCAAACGCTGCACCTTTCATTGGATTGTTCGGTACGGTATGGGGTATCATGGACTCTTTCCGTGAGATAGGCCTGAGAGGAACGACAAGCCTTTCAGTTGTAGCGCCTGGCATAAGCGAGGCGCTTATTGCTACTGCCATTGGCCTCGCTACCGCCATACCTGCAGTGCTCGCCTATAATTATTTTATCGGGAGACTCAAAAGAATCTCTTCCAAAATGGAAAATGCATCCATGTATATCCTTAACCTTCTTGAAAAATGAAGTTATCGAAGGACTCAAAAGGCCCACTTTCAGAAATAAACATCATCCCCCTTGTCGATGTCATGCTCGTTCTCCTTATCATATTTATGATAACGGCCCCTATGATGCAGCAAGGCATGGGTATCGACATCCCCAAGGTAACAACAAAGCCCCTTCCCGCTAAAGATGAACCGCAGATTTTGAGTATTACAAAGGATCAGCAGCTTGTTTTGAATGAGAAAAAGCTGAACATAAAGGACCTGAAGGCAGCCATACAACTCCTTTTTGTAAATAGGGGTGACAAGGAAATCTTCCTGAGGGCAGACAAGGACGTGCCGTACGGGTTTGTCGTCAATTGTATGGGGATTGTCAGAGAGGCTGGCGTTGAGAAGGTGAATATCGTTACCCGACCGCTTGAGTAATAATGAAAGAAGAAACCTGGTTCAAAATGCTCGTTGTGTCCACCATCCTGCATATTCTCATAGTCGGCGCATTCAGCATACCCATGAAAAAATCATCAAAAAAGATTTCAATGTTGTCCTCGTACACCGTTAATCTTGTGGGGGATCCGGGTGCCGGGGCGTTGGGAGGGGATGGAAGGATGTCTGGCCCTGCACAGGCAAAGAAGGCACCGGAAGCAAAAGTCACAAAACCGGTGCCCGCTGCAAAGAAGCCTGCACCCGTAAAAACAAAACCAAAACTTGAGAGGAAAGAAAAAGAGACAGCCGTATCTCTATCCAGGAAAAAGGCGCCGGCAAAAGAAGCAACCACAAGGGAAGAACTGAGTCGTCTCAACGACAGGATAAAGGAAATCCGCAAACGTACAGACTACCTCGATGTTTCACGGGCACCAGGATCCGGGGGAAGTCCGGGAAAAACAGGGGGTTCAGGGTATGGCCTTCCTGGTTCTTCGGAAGGAGGGGCAAGACCCATGGACCCGGTCTCGCAGCAATATATCCTTGGGATATGGGAGAAGATCAAAAATTCCTGGGGATTGCCGGGCATGTCTTCCTTTAAAAAAGATTTGGAAACGGTTGTAACAATAAAGATAAGAAAGGATGGCAGGATTGTTGATATCAATATCGAAAAGAGGTCCGGGAACAGAATGTATGATGAATCGATCCTAAGGGTATTAAGATCAGTTGACCCTCTTCCGTCAATACCTGCCTCATTAAATATGGACACAATGGAAATAGGCTTCCGGTTCCTGCCGGGTGACTTATCGTGAACCTGACAGAGAGCATTATAATGGGAGCAGTACAGGGCATAACAGAGTTTCTGCCCATAAGCAGTTCAGCCCATCTCATTGTTCTCCCCTGGTTTTTTAACATCGATGACGGAAATATTAACAAGCTTACCTTCGATGTCATGCTCCACTTTGGGACCCTTCTGGCCATATTATCTGTCTACGGTAAAAGATTTATAACCATTGTGATCGAAGGTCTCCGTGGCCTGAAGGACAGGCGAATAATAAATTCACTTCTGATGAAGATTGTTGTAGCCACTATTCCTGCGGCAGTCCTGGGCTTGTTCTGTAAGGATTTCATTGAACTTTACTTCAGGACACCCCATGTAACAGTGTTCAGTCTTATTGCTGTGTCCATCTTGATGATTGTCTCTGAAAGAATTTTTGTGAGCGGCAAGGAGACAACATACCCGATAGCAATCATGATTGGTTTTGCCCAGGCCCTTGCCCTTATCCCGGGTACATCGCGAAGCGGAATAACTATAACGGTGGCCATTTTGCTGGGGTTAAAACGTACTCAGGCTGTTGACTTTTCTTTTCTCCTCTCCATACCGATAATAATGGGTGCGGCGCTCTATGAATCGAAGCACATCGACTACAGTGGCGGCGGAATGGATATATACATGCTCGGCGTCCTGTCATCCTTTGTCTTTGGCTATTTCAGTCTTAAATTTTTGATCGGCTTTTTGAAGAATCACTCACTCGATGTCTTTGCCTTTTACCGCATCGGCCTGGCGTTGCTTATCCTTTTTTTTCCGAAGTAATGCCTGGAAAGCATTACTAAATCCCTGTATTATGTAATTTTTCGTGAAATACAGGATAGCGGTAAAAGCTATACTGGCAGCAAGCAACCAGAAGAACGCCTGATATTTTCCCTGGCTCACCGCAGTGCCTTGCATTGTAAGCATCAGTGTGCCGGGCAGCCTGCCGAAGATGTTCATAAAGAGAAAGTCTACAAGCCTCATACGGCTAAGTCCCAGCAGGTAGCACAGAGAGTCTTTCGGGAATCCCGGCAAAAGAAAGAGGATAAAGGTTATATTTAACCCTTTATGTGTTATGAAATTATTGAGTTTATCAATGTATTCTTTCTTAACCACCTTTTCTACGAGTTTTATGCCGAAGACCCTGGTGAACGAAAATGCCAGGAGCGAACCAAGGGTGAGGCCGATGGTAGATAATAGTAAACCTTGGATGTTCCCGAATAAAAGACCCCCGACAAAACCGGTAACTTCGCCGGGAACAGGCGCAAACACAACCTGGGCAGATTGGACAAGGATGAACATTACGGCAGCGAATGGACCGAAAGAGGCAACGAAAACCTTGAGCCTTTTTGGTTCGAAGAAGAATCTGTAGAATTTTATTATCTCTTTCCACGCACCTTCTTCGTGCCAGACATAGAATATCAAAATGACGAGGGCAAGCCCCGATGTCCAGAGAAGAACCCTCAACAGTGTTGATGCAGATTTTGTTTTGACTATTGATCTTTTCAAGACTGAATCGCCACCGTCCTCAGAACCTCTTCCACTGTGGTCAATCCGTCCTCAAGTAATATGACGCAGTAGTCTTTGAGTGTTATCATGCCGCCTTTTATGGCCTCCTGTCTTATAATCTCAGACCCGGCACCTTCACTGATATGACGCCTTACCCCTCCAGTTACTTTAAGCACCTCGTAAACACCGACCCTTCCCTTATATCCAGTCATATTGCATACATCGCAACCCTTTCCTTTATACAACTCTATATTCTCCGGCAATCCGAGGTATGTTATAGCCGCCACGTTATCCGGTTTATATTTTTCTTTACAATTTGAACATATTCGCCTTACGAGCCTTTGAGCGACAATACCGATGATTGATGTGGAAATAAGAAAAGATTCTATGCCCATTTCGTTGAGTCTCATGAAGGTGCTTGGTGCATCATTGGCGTGGAGGGTTGTAAAGACAAGATGGCCTGTAAGGGCTGCTTCAACAGCGATTTTAGCAGTTTCTTTATCCCTTGTCTCACCAACAAGTATGATGTTCGGGTCCTGTCTCAAAAAGGCCCTGAGAACCCGCGCAAAATCGAGACCGATATCGGAATTTACCTGCACCTGGTTTATTCCTGCAAGGTCATACTCAATGGGGTCTTCCACGGTTGATATATTCACATCAATGTCGTTCTTTTCAGCAAGGGCGCTATAAAGTGTTGTGCTTTTACCGGAGCCGGTGGGCCCGGTCACGTATATGATACCGTAAGGTTCGGCTATCATCTCTCTGACGAGATCAAGAGTAGGCTTGTGTGAAATTAATTTATCCAGACCAAGCATTGTATTGCTCTTGTCGAGGATCCTTGCACATATCTTTTCGCCGAACTTTGTTGGAAGCGATGAAACCCTGAAGTCTATCGATTTACTCCCTACCTTCATGGATATTCTGCCGTCCTGTGGCATTCTTCTCTCTGTAATATCCAGTTTGGAAATGATTTTAATCCTGCTTATGAGCGGGAGGATAACCTTTCGCGGCAGCATCATCTCTTCTTTAAGGATACCGTCGATCCTGTAACGAACCCTGCATCCGCGCTCCATGGGTTCTATGTGAATGTCGCTGGCACCCTTTTTTAATGCCATACCGATAATACTGTTTGTCAGTCTTACAATGGGTGCCCCCTGTGCCTCACTTTCCAGGTCTGCTATCCCCATCTCATCTTCCTTTCCTTCTTCAACCTCCATATCTTTTAATATGTCGGACTGGAGATTGTCCATATTGTCAAGGAACGTATCTATGTTGACTTCGGGTTTCTCCTCCTCCTCCTTCATAATCTCAGGATACTCTTTTTCCATGAAGGTCTTTAGATCGCCCTCGCTAATAAGCGCCAGTTCTATGGCGACTCCCTTGATAAACTTTCTTACCTCGTCTATGGCAAGGATGTCATTCAGATTGACCATACCTAGTGTCACGGTGTTATTGGAGTATGCAATAGGTAATACCTTTTGTTTCATGATAACCTGTTGGGGGACAAGCGACAGCACGTCAGAGTCTATTTTGAGGGTGGCTAAGGATTTCATGCCCATACCCCTCTGAACATTCAACCCCTCCAACCTTTCCGCAACGATCTTGTTCAAGGACATGGAAATCGAAGG
This window contains:
- a CDS encoding GNAT family N-acetyltransferase, which codes for MDEKRFEIDIFHPGDAEGVAKLFTAIYGKGYPVKIVYSPEQLIGAFETKNNIPVVARTPEGDIIGYVAMFRSAPHQKLYEAGQGLVLPDYRNMGIAAAMNRYLCDIVAAEFHIDAIFGEAVCNHTHMQRAWAEYEPIETAIEVDLMPAEAYTKEKSASGRVSTLDMFKTYISRPHTLYIPPVYNDIIRYIYSAYDDARAFAVSSGRPPANVRTNHTVQVFDFAQVARVAVFEAGFDFEDIFDNEEKELLDQGLLVIQVWLKISCPWIDSAVQFLRRKGYFFGGALPRWFDDDGLLMQKIVGTPNWEGIQLYSERAEKILDFVKTDSEITSGKINNL
- a CDS encoding MotA/TolQ/ExbB proton channel family protein, which encodes MLYSAGPVAKAVVFILFIFSIVSWTIILYKWNQYRKAEKEGEKFIKTAKNADSFKKLIATYRENPDNIFYRLMLASYKELTSIQKDNPGIRPEVVQHVENALKITLSEETERLERRLSFLATTANAAPFIGLFGTVWGIMDSFREIGLRGTTSLSVVAPGISEALIATAIGLATAIPAVLAYNYFIGRLKRISSKMENASMYILNLLEK
- a CDS encoding biopolymer transporter ExbD; its protein translation is MKLSKDSKGPLSEINIIPLVDVMLVLLIIFMITAPMMQQGMGIDIPKVTTKPLPAKDEPQILSITKDQQLVLNEKKLNIKDLKAAIQLLFVNRGDKEIFLRADKDVPYGFVVNCMGIVREAGVEKVNIVTRPLE
- a CDS encoding cell envelope integrity protein TolA, yielding MKEETWFKMLVVSTILHILIVGAFSIPMKKSSKKISMLSSYTVNLVGDPGAGALGGDGRMSGPAQAKKAPEAKVTKPVPAAKKPAPVKTKPKLERKEKETAVSLSRKKAPAKEATTREELSRLNDRIKEIRKRTDYLDVSRAPGSGGSPGKTGGSGYGLPGSSEGGARPMDPVSQQYILGIWEKIKNSWGLPGMSSFKKDLETVVTIKIRKDGRIVDINIEKRSGNRMYDESILRVLRSVDPLPSIPASLNMDTMEIGFRFLPGDLS
- a CDS encoding undecaprenyl-diphosphate phosphatase — encoded protein: MNLTESIIMGAVQGITEFLPISSSAHLIVLPWFFNIDDGNINKLTFDVMLHFGTLLAILSVYGKRFITIVIEGLRGLKDRRIINSLLMKIVVATIPAAVLGLFCKDFIELYFRTPHVTVFSLIAVSILMIVSERIFVSGKETTYPIAIMIGFAQALALIPGTSRSGITITVAILLGLKRTQAVDFSFLLSIPIIMGAALYESKHIDYSGGGMDIYMLGVLSSFVFGYFSLKFLIGFLKNHSLDVFAFYRIGLALLILFFPK
- a CDS encoding VTT domain-containing protein, whose amino-acid sequence is MKRSIVKTKSASTLLRVLLWTSGLALVILIFYVWHEEGAWKEIIKFYRFFFEPKRLKVFVASFGPFAAVMFILVQSAQVVFAPVPGEVTGFVGGLLFGNIQGLLLSTIGLTLGSLLAFSFTRVFGIKLVEKVVKKEYIDKLNNFITHKGLNITFILFLLPGFPKDSLCYLLGLSRMRLVDFLFMNIFGRLPGTLMLTMQGTAVSQGKYQAFFWLLAASIAFTAILYFTKNYIIQGFSNAFQALLRKKKDKQRQADAVKGKDIE
- a CDS encoding ATPase, T2SS/T4P/T4SS family, with product MNTCTDKMLCLKNTELFKSLSQEELQELVNRLKERVYPPNTAIVREGAPGDAMFIIKDGKVDIKKREQSMGIDMTIASLDGGACFGEMALLTGNPRSATVMATQATSVFVLEKKDFESLMKEHPSISMSLNKIVAERLEGLNVQRGMGMKSLATLKIDSDVLSLVPQQVIMKQKVLPIAYSNNTVTLGMVNLNDILAIDEVRKFIKGVAIELALISEGDLKTFMEKEYPEIMKEEEEKPEVNIDTFLDNMDNLQSDILKDMEVEEGKEDEMGIADLESEAQGAPIVRLTNSIIGMALKKGASDIHIEPMERGCRVRYRIDGILKEEMMLPRKVILPLISRIKIISKLDITERRMPQDGRISMKVGSKSIDFRVSSLPTKFGEKICARILDKSNTMLGLDKLISHKPTLDLVREMIAEPYGIIYVTGPTGSGKSTTLYSALAEKNDIDVNISTVEDPIEYDLAGINQVQVNSDIGLDFARVLRAFLRQDPNIILVGETRDKETAKIAVEAALTGHLVFTTLHANDAPSTFMRLNEMGIESFLISTSIIGIVAQRLVRRICSNCKEKYKPDNVAAITYLGLPENIELYKGKGCDVCNMTGYKGRVGVYEVLKVTGGVRRHISEGAGSEIIRQEAIKGGMITLKDYCVILLEDGLTTVEEVLRTVAIQS